The region GGGGGTCGTTGTCGGTCGCCGCCACCGAGCGATCGGCGTCCATCCGCCGGAGCAGACGCCGGTCGATCGCGGTCAGCCGTTCCTGATCCACATCGTGGCGGAGGCGGTCCTCGATCTCCCGATCGGTGCGCGGCCCAAGGTCGAGCGTGACCAGCTCGCACGCACGTTCGCGAAGCCCATGGGAAATATACTCTCGCGCGATGATGAGATTGTGGCCGCAGTCATCAACGCCGCGCAGCACAATATGGGTGTGCGGCCGCTCGGTGTTGAAGTGGTCGACAGCGACCCAGTCGAGCCTGGTGCCGAGGTCCTGCTCGACCTGCGTCATGAGGCGACGGACATAGGGCTTGAGGTCCGGATATTCGGCACCGTCCTCGGCCGACACGATGAAGCGAAACTGGTGTCGGTCGCCGGCGGTCCGCTTCAGGAAATCGTCGCCGTCGGCGCGGTCGGTTTCCGGGCCGTAGAGTTCGCCCGGCAGGCCCTCGCGCGTCACCCCGTCGCGCTGGATGTAGCGCATGTGCGCGCGGGCGACCTGGCCGGCCTTGCCGTGCAAGCGGATCAGGCTCGCTTTCACCACCGCCCGGCGACCCCGAAACCCGGCGAGCCGATCGCGGCTGGAGAGCAGCCGCCCCATGCTGGCGCCACGCCCGATCCGGCTGCCATCAAAGCGCCGCGACTTTCTGCCTGTCTTCTTACCGGCGAGCCGTGTCGCAGCCAGGATCCGCCCGCCATATTTGAGCGCCCGCTTGCCATCATTGCCGCGCGTATTACCGAGCTTTGGCGTGAGATCATCGTCAGGCATCCGGACGCCCTCTGATCTCGCGATTTCGGGCAGGCAATGGCGGATTTCCGCCATTCCTGAGCAACATGTCTCGTGCCGACGCTCGCCTGTCTCGCGGAAAAAGGATGTGCAGACAATCACTTACGGAGTGTCGCGAGACACTGCCTTTATCTTGTTTCCCCTTCTCCCGCTTTCCCTCACCACTTCGCCCCAGCAAAAGGGAAAGGGCAGTGCCAGACCGACGCTGCCTCTCCCCGCCGATCGCGGCATCCTCAGCGCGCTTCGGCCATGGCATGTTGCGCAGATTTTCGGCTACCACAGACCCGATGCGCGATTGTTCCCTGCGGCATCCCCTCGCCATCAACCAGCATGATTGCCATGAACCAGCAGCCATCGAGCCAGCCCCAGATCGCGATCCTGTCGAGCTCTTCGTCACCCGATCCAAACCCTTCATAGGCACCCAGCCAGCGTTCCCCGGCCCTCGCGTCCCACAGGAAATCGCTCTCCTCTGCCTCAAGAAATCTCTCCGCCAAAGCCTTACCGGCACTGCGGCCAAATTCGATTTCCAGTCCCGCGACCAGCGCCGCCATGATGTGATCCGACGCCGTTCCGATGCTCTGAACCATGTCCATGATGATCTCCATTCGCTTCGCGTTCTCACCATCGAGAACGGTGTCTTGGAGACGGGTGGGGGAGCGGCTGTCAGGGCCGCGGCGCGCAGCGCGGCGCCGCGGAGCGGACGTGGGGGGAACCGATTTGCGCAGCAAATTGGGGGGCACCCGCGGGCCTTGATAGCCGCTCCGCCGCCCGTCATGCTGGGTCTATCGAGACGAGCCTCCCCCCTATCGGTGATGCGGAACGACGCCTCAAGGGACATGATTGCGCACCACGAAGAGCGATGATTGTAATGGCTCAGCGGTCACGTCCCGCGTGGTCACGGAGACCTGGCGCCGGATCGCGAACAGCCCCTCGCGCGCAGGGTTTGATGGCGAAACTGGCGCGCTCACGGCCGAGCCCGTCACCTTGCCAAGATAGGCGATGGTTTCGCCCGGCAGCTTCCGACCGGTTGCAAGATGCGCGGCATAGCGGGCCGGACCGGCATTATAGGCTGCAAACAGACCGGGGTAACCGAAGCGATCATACATCCGCCTGAGGTAGCAGCTGCCTGCCATGATGTTGTCGGCGGGGTAATCGGGATCACTACCCAGACCGAGGCTTCGGCGCATCTCGTCCCACGTGCCGGGCATCAATTGCATGAGCCCCATCGCACCGGCACGGCTGCGAATGGGCCCTCCGCCGAGCATCGTGTCGCCATTGCTTTCCGCGCGCATCACGCGCTCGATCCAGGCGACCGGCACGCCGCACCGGTTCGATGCCTCATAGATAAGGTTTCGCCAGCGGACCGTCGGCTGTGCTGCCGATGGAACGGCCATGGCGAGCATCAGCGTGACGCAGGCGAGCCTCAACGCCGCCACAGCAGCTCTGCCTTCCCCATGACGTCCTCACCCTCGGTCGATCCGAAATAGCGGCCGTCGAAGGAGCGGCGATTGTTCATGAGGAGGAACAACTGGCGTCCTCGAAGACGCATGCATCCCTCCCAGAGCGGCATGGATCGCCCCCGAAGGTCGGTGCGTTGCCGATCGGCGATCCGGCGACCGTTGACGAGGATTACCATGCCCCAGGCGCAAACCTCATCGCCAGCACTGGCCGCAACGCGCTTCACCAGCGGCACATTCAAGGGCAGATAGCGGCGCTCGGCGGCAAGTTGGCGATAGCGCCAAGGCACCCGCGCGATCACCATGTCGCCGACGCCGGGCAGCGCTGCGGGTGAGACGATATAGAGGCCTCTGGGCGCGCTGGCGCTCGCGTTCCAGACAAGCCGCGGCGCAGGCGGAAAGGCGGCAGAAATGAGAAGCAGTGCGAGGCCCGCACCACCGATTGCAAGGCGGCGAACGCGCCTTTTGCGATGCAGTTTCCGGGCGCGAAGTTCATCGCCCCAGGCCAGGAGCGGCGCATCCCCGCTCGTCTTGCGTGCCCGCGTCATGCGCCGATCTCCCGGCCAGAATGCTCGGCGGACCATGTATCGAGGTCGTCGATATGATATTGGACGAAGCGGCTGTGGCGGCGGAAGACCGGGCCTTTTCCGTCGCGGCGCAGGCGTTTGAGGAGCCGGCTCGAAAGCTTCAAGTAAGCGGCTGCCTGATCGGTATTGAGGAAAGGCGAGCCGCGTTTGGCGCGATTGGCACGGGCAATATCGTCATCGGTTTCCATGGAGCGCTATCCTGTGGCTGCGAACCGCAACAGCGCGATCGCTGCCCCGAGAATGGCGGCCAGGACACCGCAGCATCAGTGTCGAAAACCGTCGTCTCGAATTCGACACCCCCCTGGACGGCAGCCCCGCGCCGATCGGCGCGGGGCGCTTGGATCAGCGGGACCAGATAAGCTTATGCTCGCCGTCGTCCCCTTGGGTGAGCGTCGCATAGATGGGCGCGGGGAAGGATGGATCGTCGAGCTTGAGGCTCAGATATTCCGCCCCAGTCTCGCGCGCAGCCTTGGTCCAGCCAGCGCCAAACTCGACGGCCCCAGCGCTGACGCGGTGGTCTGGAGCCTTGTCATGCTCGCGGTCGACAGGCCGGATCGTGGCTTTGACGCGAAGGGTAAGTGTGCGGATTTCGCCGGTGTAGACGCCGTCCTCGTTGCGGGTGAAGCTGCCGATCTGCGCCATGGAAAATCTCCTTGTGCTTGCTCGAATGCCGCCCCGTGCGGCCTCGATGGCAGTCGATCAGGCGCGCGTACGACGCCCTGCACCGTAGGCCGCAGCGCCAGCGAAGGACGGCCAGAGCCGGGTTTCTTGGTCCGCGAGGAAGCCCGCAGGGCGGGGAAGAAAGTCGGCGAAGCCGTTGCGCGGACAAGTCGTGCAGGCGCCAGACCTGCCATGAAGAGAGGCCGCCGGGCGCTGCTGCGCAGGCCTTCAGGAGATGCCCTGCGCCACGGTCTGCTATGCGGTCACGCGCCGGCGGTTGGCCACGCCGTCTTCGAAACACGGCAACAGCTTCGCCGCGTTGGACGTGTCCACATAGTCGAGCAAACAGCGCTCAGAATATGGATCAAGCCCGGTATGGCGGCTATGGCGGAGCCGAGATTGGGCATCTCGGTCGCTCCTCCCGTCGCCGAGGGGCGTATGTAGTGAAGCTCCAGCACGATAGCGACGGCGTCATCCGGCCTGCGTCCGCAGATCCGCAACGCCTTTTGGTCGGGGCCGAGCACGCCATGCAAAACTTCCGCTGTAGCGCTCGCTTGTCTGCTCTCACTTCGAGGAGGCCGGTATCGACGAACCCGCCGCCCCCGGGAATAATGCGCTAGCGCCCTTCATCTTGTCATCTGAAAACACCGCGCGCCGACGCCGGACGGCAGAGGCGCGCGGCCGTTTTTTTTCGCTCGCAAGCGCGGGCGGGATTGATCCCGCCCGCTCCCCTTTTCACGCGGCCTGTGCGAGCGGCGCGGCCTCTCCATTGGGTTCCTGTGCGGCGGCGGGGGCGCGCGTTGCAACCATCCTGGCATGAGCCATGACCGTGCCGACGCCGCCCCGCTGTGTGTAGGCGCTCGGCGGGAACTGCATCCAGCGTGGCACCCAGCGCTCGGCCTTCGCCCGCCCCTCCGCGCCATTCAGATGATCCCACATGATCCGCTTCAGCGTGTTGGACTTCTCCCCAGCGTTGGCGGTCGCGACCGTTTCGCCCGCCACTTCCGCAACCATCCGACCTAGCAGTTCGCGGTCGCGGATCAGGCCGAACAGGGTCTCATCCGCCTGCCACCAGTCGGCCATGTCGATGCCGATCTCGCTGCCCACCGCCTCGACGGCGGCGCTGCCAGCGGCAAGCGTTTCGCCCATGACGACCGCGATCACCTCCATGATTGCAGGATCGGGAAGCTCCAACAGGCGGAGGAACAGGACCACAAGACCATAGTCATCGCCATTGCCGCCGGTAACCGTGGGCTCCTCGGAGGAGAAGTCCAGCAGGGCGAGAACGGCGCGGCGGCGCTCGTCGAAGACCGTCTCGCCCCGCGATGTCTCGACGCTCTCGCGCACATCATCATTGCGGGCCATCTGTGGCTCCGGCCGCACGGTCCAGAGCGGCGATCCTGTGATGGCATGGACCACCATGAGCCGGAGCGCCGTGCCGGGATGCCCCAGCAGCGCGGCGCGGACGGCGGCATGACGGTGCAGATCGACATAGGTCTGCAAGGTGGAGGTGAGTTCAGGACGCTGCGGCTTGACCGTGTCCGCCACCTCGCCGCGCTCGGCCCTCCGCGCTTCCTTTCGCGTCACATAGCCTTCGTGGAAGATGACCT is a window of Sphingobium sp. MI1205 DNA encoding:
- a CDS encoding helix-turn-helix domain-containing protein; translated protein: METDDDIARANRAKRGSPFLNTDQAAAYLKLSSRLLKRLRRDGKGPVFRRHSRFVQYHIDDLDTWSAEHSGREIGA
- a CDS encoding DUF736 domain-containing protein, translated to MAQIGSFTRNEDGVYTGEIRTLTLRVKATIRPVDREHDKAPDHRVSAGAVEFGAGWTKAARETGAEYLSLKLDDPSFPAPIYATLTQGDDGEHKLIWSR
- a CDS encoding lytic transglycosylase domain-containing protein yields the protein MAALRLACVTLMLAMAVPSAAQPTVRWRNLIYEASNRCGVPVAWIERVMRAESNGDTMLGGGPIRSRAGAMGLMQLMPGTWDEMRRSLGLGSDPDYPADNIMAGSCYLRRMYDRFGYPGLFAAYNAGPARYAAHLATGRKLPGETIAYLGKVTGSAVSAPVSPSNPAREGLFAIRRQVSVTTRDVTAEPLQSSLFVVRNHVP
- a CDS encoding S26 family signal peptidase, with amino-acid sequence MTRARKTSGDAPLLAWGDELRARKLHRKRRVRRLAIGGAGLALLLISAAFPPAPRLVWNASASAPRGLYIVSPAALPGVGDMVIARVPWRYRQLAAERRYLPLNVPLVKRVAASAGDEVCAWGMVILVNGRRIADRQRTDLRGRSMPLWEGCMRLRGRQLFLLMNNRRSFDGRYFGSTEGEDVMGKAELLWRR